From Chrysemys picta bellii isolate R12L10 chromosome 1, ASM1138683v2, whole genome shotgun sequence:
GCGCCGATTGGCTGCGGtttcccgttcccggccaatgggagctgcggggggtggtaCCTGGAGGCATGGGCAATGCATGGAGCCCtctgacccctcctccccacccggGGGCCTCAAGGATGTGGTGCCGGCGCCgccatgggccggatccaaagccttgaggggccagatctggcccgcgggccatagtttgcccaccccccttgtctagataatacttagtcctgccttgagtacaggggacagtactaaatgacctctcaaggtccctttcagtcttatgattctatgaaattgaaatgttttttccCTCCAGAATTTATCACCTAATTAATAATTGAATTTAGGTGTTCAGGCAAAGTAGCATTATAAATAGAAGTCGGAGGAAGGATCAAATGCTTCTTGTAGTTCTGCATCTATGTAATCAAAACAGTGCTGAGGATCCTTCTAACAGTCAGATTCTCCTCAGCAACCTGGGACTTTGTAGAATCTGATTATGAGAACTCCTCATCTGAGAAGTTGTTCCTCTGGCTATCTTATTTCctggttttttaaaatatcatttgaaGTAGCTTTGACTTCAGTTTTGCAGCAAGGCTGACGACTCATCTTGAAACAAATTTTACCTAAGACAGAATGGTGAGTCTCAGAGTTGTCCTTGTTAAGatttagtacagtaactcctcacttaaagttatagttatgttcctgaaaaatgctactttaagcaaaacgatgttaagcaaatccaatttccctataagaattaatgtaagggtgcgggaggttaggttccaggggattttttttgtgtgtgtgacaaaagactatatatacatacatactctcacacagtataagttttaaagaaacaatttaatattgtacacagcaatgatgattgtgaagcttggttgaggtggtggagtcagagggttgaagggggtgggatatttcccagggaatgccttattgctaaatgatgaactagcactagCCCAGAgacgcacattgcccctttaagtacgctgacccaaCTCTAAGtaaattgcctttttaagtagatcagcaagttgagagcagctgctgccagcaagcttccCCCATTCTGAGTCCTgtcgtgtccccctccccccgctcctacACCCCATCTCcacaagtggggggagggagacatcctgacattagcacctctcttcccccctccccccacctttgcacagcaagcaggaggctccagggagcagctccaaggcagagggcaggagcagcacacagcagtggggggagggacagctgatctggtaattgatagcctgctgggcagctgccacacagggaaatAAGGGGAGCTGATaaaggggctgctggtccaccctagTTCCaaacccccaccagctagctccaacgggctgctccttctgcaagcagtggacaaagcaggctgctgccaaacgttataagggagcattgcacaactttaaacgagcatgttctctaatagatcagcaacgaagcaacgttaaccgggacgacattcagtgaggagttactgtacagaatTTTAGTTTTACTACTTCAGATAAGAAATTACCATTTTAAAGCCCTTCAACTACAAGTCTATCACAAATGTTGACTTTCAGCAAGATGTTCACACCCAACAATAGATTCAAAACATCAAATACCTTTCTAGTTCATCTCACAGTTTACACAGTGAAATGTTCCAAGAGGAACATTTCTTGATTGCTAAACAAATACTGTGTGAGTCTGCTATAAAACACATGACAGATGAACACATTGTAGATTTAAGATTGTAAAATAATATGGAAAGATAGCTTCCGGCCGCTTACGTGAATCTTTTTTTATGTAAATCCTGTTTGGTCATTGTAtagtttctttcttcttttgaagCATTGGATTGAGCGGAATCTGTCGCTTGGAAACATATTGTTCTTTGAGCATACCATGCAAATGAGGATTATGCTGATTTTTCCAGGAGGAGATCAGGCAGAAAAGGCTGACACAAAAATTAAATCGAAAAACTCAGTAGGATTTTTGGAAAAGATTAACCCACCCATTCCTTTAAAGCAAAATGATCCTTATGTTTCAAGAACAAGTAATTTAACTTCAAGATTTCACAACTGTCCTGTCAGACTTAACTGACCTTAGCAGTATGCTGTATGTCCCCATTTTACCAAAGAGGTAGCATTAGGATTGTGGTATGCATTTACTATTGATGTGGAAAGTCACCGTCAAAGGGTTTTAATTATGATATGTATGCTTTTTATGGGACTTATGTTGCATAAAACTAGGGTGTGTTTGTGTAGGAGATGGAAAATGAGGAAAGGTGTAGCTTTTCCTGATTCAAGTGACTATTTATATGACTCCCAGGTTGACTGATTAACATTATATCCAGTTTGCTTCATTGTTCAATAACAGAGTATGGCACAGGGTTTGTTGGGTAAGCTCTGCTAAAAATTTGTCTGACTAGACAATTTCAGTTCTGTACACTTAACTATGTATtatggctaagattttcaaaagtgagtgcCTGAAGTTAGGCATCTGTATAAGCAGGCTGactttcaaagatgctgagctcCAAGCAGTTCCTAGTGAAgggagctgttgggtgctcaACACTTTGGATAATTGGGCAACTTACTTGGTatccacttctgaaaatcttggcctatgtCTAATGGAAAGTTTATCATAAAAGCTGAATGTTTATCCATAGATTTGAATTATTGTTTGTTGAATTAGTAGAGGTTTAACACTTGTTTATaccaccactttttttttctagGTCTAACAAAAGGCCTAAAGATAACTTCAACTGACCAGCCTATGGTTGAAAAAGCTCAAGGAGAGAAAGTTACATTGCTGTGTACATTCACTGAATCACAAGACGATCTAGGCCCACTAGATGTTGAATGGGTCTTAATACCACTAGATAATCGAAAGAAGGAACAAACAGTGAGTAGAGAGATCTTTTTAGAGATCTTTTAATTCCTAGCTGTTGTAAGAGCTCTGAATGTTGAAACTTTCTGCCCACAAACACCTCTTGTTCTCTGAATTTTGTTTCTTTCAGGTCAGGGAACTTGTGATCTTGCATGTCTGTGAAGCACCATGCACAGGAATAGTAAACAATGAATGCCAGTTATATAAACATATTTAAGATATTGCTCACTATAAGTTAGTGAGTTGTAAAGAAAAATAACTCCaggataattttatttttaattttttcagttACTGATAAATACAGTGCTGTGTTGAACCAAACAAGTCAGcttttattaagaaaatatttaaaagaaattctTAGATCTTAAAATATATTAGCCCCTTTCCAATTCCATTCTTTAGAAGCAATACCATTAAATTTAGATGAGCCCCTTCATGCAGAAGTTTACAGTATAAGTATTAGCACGTAGCAATTTTAATCAGCTATTAATAGAGTTTATTCATTTTCCATCAGATAAATTGCAttgggtgggttttttattgTTCTGGTTAGAATTGTTTTTACACATGGAAAAAGTGTCTTCCAAAGAAATAGAACTGTGGTTCATTTGAAATATTCAAATTGCTATTCAGATTTGTTTGGAGAAAAtacctgttttttcttttccttttagatTATTATGTACTCTGTAGACAGGATTTATAATAATTACTATGAAGCTATGAATGGACGGGTACAGTTCACTAATCCTGATCCCAGATCTGGTGACGGCTCCATAGATATCCTGAATCTAAAGTCAACAGATACAGGCACATACCAGTGCAGAGTGAAGAAAGCTCCTGCAGTTGAAAGCCAAAAAATACAGTTGACTGTGCTTGGTAGGATAATTTGTACAGATGCTATATGCTGTATATGTTCTTGAGGGCAAATTGTTACATGCCATATTACATTTGACACTTAAAATGAGAGAAGTGCTTGTGTAAAATAAATTCATAATCTAATACTGAATTGTAAGTGGATAAATTGTtatttagtagggctgtcaagcgattttaaaaacaattgcgagattaacaaaattaatcgcagttttaatcacactgttaaacaatactacaataccatttatttacatttttgtgggttttctatattttcaaatagagggtcaggggttggggctcggggcttcagcccctctTGGTGCATGGGGCTCCAGCCCCCACCTGCTGCTGGTGCCTTCCGCCCTCACAGATGTATATGAttaatgtgtaaaaaaaaaaattaacactgtTAAGTTTGCTTTCAGTTAATAGCAGGTGTTAACTGTGATTcattgacagccctattatttAGTGTTCAATAATTAGATGATTgatacccctcctcccccagtggaaTGGAGAGGAGGAGGACAAAAATGTAGAAATAATTAACATTTCTTGAAAATGGCTCAAAAATTGGTTTGCCTTTGTATAAAACATAAGAGTTAAAAAACATAGGCTGACTTCAAGTTCTGTGCAGTGAAAAATTATATACTTGCTAAGGCTTAATTAATGGACACCATAACTGACTTTTAAATAATACTTTATTTATTAGTAAAGCCAGCAAGGACTAAATGCTACATTGAAGGATCACAGGAAACTGGAAGAGACCTTACCCTGAAATGTGTATCACAAGAAGGCTCTCCACTCTTATCCTACAACTGGAGGAAATTAACTGGCACACAGGAACTTCCGGCGACATCGTTATTGAGTAATATTTATCCTTtactattttaatatatttaagatGGATAATAGGTTTTGTCTTCATGTTTTTATTTCACCTTGAAATGCTAAGCTTTTTTTATGCCTAGGCTTAATGTGTTAAGATCTGGTGCCTCGCAGATTACCTGTGTTAGACACATCCCTTACACTCTTGGCAAGGAAATATTCTCAGCAAACTAGTGGTATGGAGCACCAAGATTTAatactgaaattaaatgctatggAATAAACTTCCAGTTATTCAGAAAGAATGATAGTATTACATATGACAGCTCTTTGCAGCTTGACAAATGTCTCATTTTTTTTGAAACTGATGTCAACATAACTAagacactgatttttttaaataaaatttgttgTAATGGATTAATACCTTTGGAAATATTGaataataaccattaatggaaAATTTTAACCAAAGTTTCTTCAATATTTTTAGATAAAGATACAGGTGAACTGTCTCTGAAGAATGCCTCTGAGGAGTACTCTGGTACATACACTTGTGTGGCTGCAAACAGAGTTGGCACTGATGACTGTTTCGTTGTGCTAAATGTCACTCCTCGTAAGTACTTGCTGTATAGTAGTTTCTGCAAAATCAGAAATGTTGATGAATGAGTTAAAGAAATAAACTCTTTTGATTCTTTTGTAATCTATAAAAGAAATATGCTGTAGAACAGGTAACTGACACCATTTTTAATTTTGTCATATTTTTGAGTATTGAGCATTCTTTCAGCTCCAATAAACAAGTCAGCCTTTTCACCCGTCTTTCCATGTGAATGAAGgttgttattatttttttttaatttaaagatgtGTATAAGTACTCATGTATCAGTTCAGTAATATTTCTCAGTATAGGgcacattgtttttattttaaggtgTACGAGGAGAATTCTCTAGTTATGCAAATTCAGTTAAAGGCCAGTATCGTAGTAATTTGTGTTAATCTATTCTAGCTATAAATACAGCTGGCACAATTGCTGGAGCAGTTATTGGAACTCTTCTGGGGCTCTTTTTATTGGCCTTTCTCGTCTTCTGTTGCTGTAAGAAACGTAAagagaaaaaatatgaaaaagaagTGCACCATGATATTAGGTAGGTAATGgcccattgtctttaccctttgAACTAtaatatctgaaactagaaaataACTTCCTCTTAATGTTTTCTCGTAGATAATATATTCATTATGGCTGGTTAGAATTCTGCATTGACCTAAGTCAGTACATTAAGCCAATGTGACAGCTAAGCCTATAACTGTATACTTTTAATGTAGTATACTTTAATATGCCTGTATCCTATTTTCTGATGTTTCAATATTTTGTTGATTTAAAAAGTATTCTGAAAGTGGTAaatatttgaaacattttttttaaagtaataaacaGTATTACTGTTTTTGctacttttatttttgtaataggggaaaaaaacactagAAATTTTACAAATCCCTCAAAACGCCAATACATTCTTGGTttaaaccatttttatttttaactattttcaGAGAGGATGTTCCTCCTCCAAAGAGTCGTACTTCAACAGCCCGCAGCTATATAGGCAGCAATCGTTCTTCTCTGGGTTCAATGTCTCCCTCCAATATGGAAGGATATGCCAAGACTCCATATAATCAAGTACCAAGTGAAGACTTTGAACGTCCTTCTGGTCAAAACCCAAGCTTTGCACCGTCAAAGGTAGCTGCACCTAATCTAAGTAGAATGGGAGCTGTCCCTGTGATGATTCCAGCACAAAGCAAGGACGGGTCCATAGTATAGAATGGTGTTAatttatgcttttttaaaattctttacaaatattaaaaataaataaataaataaaaaccttgTTCCAACCTACATGTAAAAAGTGCACAAAATTGTTCTTAAAGAAAATGAACAGTTAGTTTGAACAGccatcacttttgcttattaatttttGAACTGTtagtaaaatatattaattaaatgCTTCAGCAAAAGCATTTAAGTTCCTAATGAGACATGAAACAATGGAGGTATTTGAATTTTAGATGAAGAAACACCATATCAGCTAGATGTGGAATTCTGAATATGAAACACAACGTTGTGTATTTTTGACAGTGAAAAGACATTGCAACTGTAGTCCATGAAATTAGATTTCCAGAGACTTCACCCTCAAAATTTGGAATGACTTAAATATTTTGACCCCTTTGGCCATTCTGTGATAATGGCCACAGTGTCTGAAGTACTTGAATGATTGATCTAAATATTTTACTGAAAGTCTGTGGAAATCTTTAACTTTTGTAATGTGCTTTTGGGGGCATCTTTTGAATTTCTGAGAACTCGTATATCATGGGCTACCAGTTGCAGTTAATTGAACCCAGTCAACTGATAAACTTGATTTTGAGATTAAATGCAACAAGTGGAAATGCTACAGGGGAGACCATGAAAGCTTTATGAGACCCCAATTTTAAGAGAAGAGCATTTTATTACAGTCATGCCAAGCAACCCAGAACTGTTCACTGGCATTAAAGGGACACGATCAAGTTTATACCAACTTGTTACTCATGGAACCTAGTCTTCCAAAACTTCAGATCAGCTGTTGTTTTCCCATGAAAAATGGATATGTGTTTGTGGACAAATAGTTAAATTATGCGGGATAGATATCTGTCTGTTAAGATTTTCAGAACCTTGCTTTAGTTTTATAAATCTCACTTTAggtttctaaatccatattttgaTTCCAAAGAGGTAAGCATGCAGAAGCTCTATCTGGATTTAATAGGAAATGATGAATGCTCATGATTTGGTAAAATCTGCCCACTTATTTTGGAAACTTATTTTTGACCCTAGTGTGTGTTTATACACAGTACAATATTAGTCTGCTATTTGAGGACATTGTGTAAACAGCTTTTGTACAAGGAATTTGTAAAGGGGGTAAAATAATTTGGTCCTCGGTGTCCCcgttaaaaacaaaccaacctctAAATATTGTTACCAAACACTTAATTCCATTTACTTTCTCATAACAAAAATAGAATTTCAAATAGTTTCTCTTCTTCATGCATTCTGGTTATCCAAAATTGTAGAtatagaactaaaattcattgttttgttgaattttttttaaaaaaagctttccagTGTGGTTTCTGTACTAGTTTCAGACTTATTAAAGTACTGTTGATATCTTGTGATAGCTGTTGGGTTGTTGTGGATAGTGTATTTGAATTTTGCATCAGTTTGAGTCTTtgtgaaagtgatttttttcagaaaaaagaaTTTTGTAAATTTAAAATGTCAATAGTGGATATTAAACTGCCAAATATTCTTCAAACTGAAAAGGAAGATTGAGTGCAACACTGATCTTATTTAAGCTAAATGTCTGAACTGCCTGTGTGAAAGATACTAGGTATATCTGTATTACAATGGTGTGAGATAAAAGGTTTTCTCAAGAGTTTAGGGAAGCTTTAGGCTATAGTGTCTGTTTTTTCTATAGCTGACTAGGTCTGTGAAATTATTCAGCTTGCTCTTAGATGTTTGTCCTAGTTGTAGGTAGGTACACAATTTTTGATCTGGATTATTATGTAGAGTATATAAACCCTTTTCATTCTGAATTTAGAGAATGAAGTAGATATTAAGTATTTTAGATATGTATAAAACTTTCCACATTTTGGGACATCTTTTTTAGATTGTAATCAGATACTGTTAGAACTAAGATACTTTTATCTTTCATCTGTGCCTTTCCAATAAACTTTTATGCCTGATTGTAACTTaagttttttaaagaaatttctgGTGCCTAAATTACTTTTTTTTGAAAGGTGCTTCTTAAACATGAAGGTACAGACTTCACAACACTGTGACCTGATTTCTTCTTACATACTTTTTATATTTGTACCTCTTCCTGCCAATATTTTGGATGTGGCTTAAGTAACTCTACATAATGTTCTGTATTTCAAAGCGCTTCAGTTTTGCTTAAACTTCTCTTTACAAGCTAGTGaatgttatgttcctgaaaacaTTCTCTTTCACTGTAGTACCAGATTAGATGATTAGAACCCTCATATGTGATACGTCATACTTTGTAGTTATTTTCCAAACACATGAATACaaaagtctttaaaaataaataaataaaaaagcttaattttaaagaatttttgAAAGTGTAAGGCAgccgttctcaaactgtggatggGGACCTCAAAGTAGGTCACAAGCCCAATGGGGTTCCCAGGGCTGTCTTAGACTTGCTGGGTCCATGGCCGAAGCCTGTGCCTCACCACCCAGGCCAAAGCCGAAGCCAGAGGGGTTcaaccctgggcagcggggctcaggttacaggccccctgcgtGGGGCTGAAGCTTTTGGGCTGAAGCTTGCCCACTCCCCAGCCAGGGCGgtgggcagcggggcttgggcagaCTCAGGCTTTGGGTCttttctccaccccacccccactccctcgtagtcatttttgttgtcagaagggtgtTGAAGtggaatgaagtttgagaacccctggtgtagggaACGAAGACAGTCCCTTCCGATATCCAGTTATAAACACAGAAGAGAGACTGTCACAGTTGAATGATGTATTGATAGACCAAATATTTTACCTACCCCTAAagtaaactatttattattttaaaaatgctgttaTGTCAATCTTGAAAGCTGATCTTCTGTGCAAAACAGGAGGTAAAGCACAGATTAAAAGCCAGCAGTAGGACTGGGCCACTAGCTAACAGTCTAAAGTGTTTAATTAATCCATCTGTGGATATGTTTGTGAGATGGGCTCTCATTGTATTGTCCAATACTCCATACTCCTGTCAGGTAAACAGGCAAGATATTGAAGAGCATAAATGTATTACACTAAAGCAGGTGTAGCTGCATTTGTGCATATTTAATGCCCAGTCAGCTCACAAGAAAGGAATAAGTGATAGAGtgaaaggacagcatgatgtgcCCTCAAAACATAGCTTTTAGGCCTTGCAGCCTTGACAATGTCTGTTTATGAAATTGCATGGAAGATAAAGTAACAGGAACTGACAGTGTCCTCTGAAATACATAGGACTACCTACTTGGGATAGACTTTGTCTCAAGTACCTAACATCCAGGCCTATTGAATGGACAAAGCATTATTATGAAGGCCACTTTATTACTACTATAAatctgataaaaaataaataaatattttagtaaattgttttttctttaaattcagACATCTAATTTACTTAAAGCAGATACCAGATTAACAATGTATTGTCTATTTAGAAATGGAATGGATGGGACCAAATAGCTTGTCCCAGtactcctcctccctgccccccccacataGAGTGTTAATTGTTACAGATAAGACTTCTAAGGAAAAATCTTATAGGAAGCAAGGACAGCTAGTTCACCGATTAGAACACACCATCCTCAATGCCTCATTCACGCAGTCTTATAGTTGAAGATAAACTCTTTTGTAAATATTAAATCTAAATGAACTGAAGAAGTAATAAGTAGTTAATTGGATGACTGAAAATTTACTTTTCCATTGTCAATGCGGCATACTCTGATTTATTTTGGGGTGAATAAAGTGTGACAGCCTTATGTAATTTGAAAAAACACTACATTACACCAGATATCATAATAAACTTAATTTCTTTTAATAAACGTTCTGAAACAGATATTTAAAGATGTTTTTTTGAGGCGTTATTTTACACTGAAATTTCACGAATAAATTTTTTAAGTGTTTAGTGTGTTAAAAATGCCTTGTTTCAGTTCAGCAAAATAAATATCCATCATATTTTTGTAAATGCCATTAACTGTGGTATTTTGCCTATTCAGAAACGTATAAAAGTACACATTTAATCTAATGTTGTATAGTATATTGTTACATGTCAGATTAAATGTCCTCATACCTCTTGTTTAGTAACAATACAGCTAAGTGTTAAAGATGTGTTTAAAATATCTGTCTGTAAATCAGGGCTTTTCTGCAATAAAGGAAGCCAGCAGTATAGACAGTAGTTTTCATGGCAGATTTTTGTTCTTTGTACTCTTGCTGTGTAGGAGGAAAGTCCACATTAGGTTCATTTTATCACTTAAACCCTACTGAAACATTGCATTAAGTGTTTATAGGGCCTTTGGGCTTCTCAGTGATGCGGTACATTTCAACTTAATTATACTAAAGCAATACTGCCTAACGGAGTAAACGTCTGCAACTGGAAAAGGTATTCAGTACTTCACGTGCACAAAGCATAGTA
This genomic window contains:
- the CXADR gene encoding coxsackievirus and adenovirus receptor isoform X1; the encoded protein is MELPPLAALLGSLLLCCAGLTKGLKITSTDQPMVEKAQGEKVTLLCTFTESQDDLGPLDVEWVLIPLDNRKKEQTIIMYSVDRIYNNYYEAMNGRVQFTNPDPRSGDGSIDILNLKSTDTGTYQCRVKKAPAVESQKIQLTVLVKPARTKCYIEGSQETGRDLTLKCVSQEGSPLLSYNWRKLTGTQELPATSLLNKDTGELSLKNASEEYSGTYTCVAANRVGTDDCFVVLNVTPPINTAGTIAGAVIGTLLGLFLLAFLVFCCCKKRKEKKYEKEVHHDIREDVPPPKSRTSTARSYIGSNRSSLGSMSPSNMEGYAKTPYNQVPSEDFERPSGQNPSFAPSKVAAPNLSRMGAVPVMIPAQSKDGSIV
- the CXADR gene encoding coxsackievirus and adenovirus receptor isoform X3 → MELPPLAALLGSLLLCCAGLTKGLKITSTDQPMVEKAQGEKVTLLCTFTESQDDLGPLDVEWVLIPLDNRKKEQTIIMYSVDRIYNNYYEAMNGRVQFTNPDPRSGDGSIDILNLKSTDTGTYQCRVKKAPAVESQKIQLTVLVKPARTKCYIEGSQETGRDLTLKCVSQEGSPLLSYNWRKLTGTQELPATSLLNKDTGELSLKNASEEYSGTYTCVAANRVGTDDCFVVLNVTPPINTAGTIAGAVIGTLLGLFLLAFLVFCCCKKRKEKKYEKEVHHDIREDVPPPKSRTSTARSYIGSNRSSLGSMSPSNMEGYAKTPYNQVPSEDFERPSGQNPSFAPSKYDLAYKIHDITVV
- the CXADR gene encoding coxsackievirus and adenovirus receptor isoform X2, whose translation is MWLRNLQCLTKGLKITSTDQPMVEKAQGEKVTLLCTFTESQDDLGPLDVEWVLIPLDNRKKEQTIIMYSVDRIYNNYYEAMNGRVQFTNPDPRSGDGSIDILNLKSTDTGTYQCRVKKAPAVESQKIQLTVLVKPARTKCYIEGSQETGRDLTLKCVSQEGSPLLSYNWRKLTGTQELPATSLLNKDTGELSLKNASEEYSGTYTCVAANRVGTDDCFVVLNVTPPINTAGTIAGAVIGTLLGLFLLAFLVFCCCKKRKEKKYEKEVHHDIREDVPPPKSRTSTARSYIGSNRSSLGSMSPSNMEGYAKTPYNQVPSEDFERPSGQNPSFAPSKVAAPNLSRMGAVPVMIPAQSKDGSIV